Proteins from one Nitrososphaerales archaeon genomic window:
- a CDS encoding AbrB/MazE/SpoVT family DNA-binding domain-containing protein has product MTETATVTSKSMINIPAKIRKKYGIKAGHEVAFLEREGEIVLVPIPPLGELFGNMQSHKKELLEGVRELEAEHRREARE; this is encoded by the coding sequence ATGACCGAAACCGCTACCGTGACCAGCAAGAGCATGATCAACATTCCCGCCAAGATACGAAAGAAGTACGGGATTAAGGCGGGACACGAGGTTGCCTTCCTCGAACGCGAGGGTGAGATCGTCCTCGTCCCCATCCCCCCACTGGGAGAACTCTTCGGAAACATGCAGAGCCACAAGAAGGAGCTGCTGGAAGGGGTCCGAGAGCTCGAAGCAGAGCACAGGCGAGAAGCACGAGAATGA
- the pgk gene encoding phosphoglycerate kinase gives MPTKMLTLEDLELRDKRVFLRVDINTPIHPDTGKLIEQARLEEASMTIRDLAESKVVVASHQGRVGRSDYVGLAPHARVLQSILGKTVKFADDVFGPAALESIDSLKSGEVLLLDNLRFTAEENQEYKPSEAEKTILVSRLKPHLDACVLDAFSTAHRASPTIVGFAGLLPTCAGRVVAKELRTLDIISSVEKGPYVTVLGGAKVGDRLEAIDALIANGRADKVLLCGLVGMVFLKAAGKYKGDLGIDNEQKLVARAKQLLDDEPGRYGLPTDLGAQVDGSRKEVAVSDLKGQEQIMDIGEKTVEHYARFIKGAGTVFMSGPPGAFEWEEFSSGTESLLMAMASSLGTTIISGGHLSSALQKYGIRDQIDHRSTAGGALVQYLAGKRLPLIDALERAAEKWGKQAGKS, from the coding sequence ATGCCCACCAAGATGCTGACGCTCGAAGACCTGGAGCTTCGGGACAAGCGCGTCTTCCTGAGGGTCGACATTAACACCCCAATCCACCCCGACACGGGCAAACTGATCGAACAGGCTAGGCTGGAAGAGGCCTCAATGACCATCCGGGACCTCGCAGAGTCCAAGGTTGTTGTCGCCTCCCACCAAGGGAGGGTCGGCAGGTCGGACTACGTCGGTTTGGCGCCGCACGCCCGAGTCCTGCAGTCGATCCTGGGGAAAACCGTCAAGTTCGCTGACGACGTCTTCGGTCCTGCCGCGCTGGAGAGCATCGACTCGCTCAAGAGCGGCGAGGTGCTCCTCCTCGACAATCTCAGGTTCACGGCAGAGGAGAACCAAGAGTACAAGCCGAGCGAGGCGGAGAAGACCATTCTGGTCTCCAGGCTGAAGCCGCACCTCGACGCCTGCGTCCTCGACGCGTTTTCGACTGCCCACAGGGCCTCGCCAACGATAGTCGGCTTCGCCGGCCTGCTGCCCACCTGCGCGGGCAGGGTCGTCGCGAAGGAGCTTCGCACGCTGGACATAATCTCGTCTGTAGAGAAGGGGCCGTACGTCACGGTCCTCGGCGGCGCCAAGGTTGGCGACCGGCTGGAGGCTATCGACGCCCTGATAGCGAACGGCAGGGCTGACAAGGTGCTTTTGTGCGGGCTGGTAGGGATGGTCTTCCTCAAGGCGGCTGGGAAGTACAAGGGAGACCTCGGGATAGACAACGAGCAGAAGCTCGTCGCGAGGGCGAAGCAGCTCCTCGACGATGAGCCGGGGAGGTACGGGCTACCGACAGACCTGGGGGCGCAGGTTGACGGGAGCAGGAAGGAAGTGGCCGTCTCCGACCTGAAGGGACAGGAGCAGATAATGGACATAGGAGAGAAGACGGTTGAGCACTACGCCAGGTTCATCAAGGGAGCGGGGACGGTCTTCATGAGCGGGCCCCCTGGCGCGTTCGAATGGGAGGAGTTCAGCTCGGGGACGGAGAGCCTGCTCATGGCGATGGCGTCGTCGCTGGGGACAACGATCATCAGCGGAGGGCACCTGTCGTCTGCTCTCCAGAAATACGGTATCCGCGACCAGATTGACCACAGGAGCACAGCGGGCGGTGCGCTGGTCCAATACCTGGCGGGGAAGCGGCTGCCTTTGATCGATGCCCTGGAGCGGGCGGCGGAGAAGTGGGGCAAGCAGGCGGGGAAGTCTTAA
- a CDS encoding PIN domain-containing protein → MNKLVLDAWAWVEYLDGTKAGGRVREMIEGNAEVWTSLITLSEVVSRAGRSGKDGRVAASAITTLSRVGIPGLEDATQTGLLHSQLKPRRPNFSLADSYVLQLAKKLGAKVLTGDPDFKGIKEAEILS, encoded by the coding sequence ATGAATAAGCTTGTGCTTGACGCCTGGGCATGGGTCGAGTACTTGGACGGAACCAAGGCCGGGGGGAGGGTCAGGGAAATGATCGAGGGGAACGCAGAGGTTTGGACCAGCCTGATTACGCTGTCGGAGGTGGTTTCAAGGGCGGGAAGGTCGGGAAAGGACGGCCGCGTTGCGGCAAGCGCCATCACCACACTCTCAAGAGTCGGGATTCCAGGCCTCGAGGACGCTACTCAGACTGGGCTCCTCCACTCCCAGCTGAAGCCTCGCCGACCGAACTTCAGTCTCGCTGATTCATACGTACTTCAGCTTGCGAAGAAACTTGGAGCGAAGGTTCTGACGGGTGACCCCGACTTCAAGGGAATCAAGGAAGCAGAGATTCTGTCCTAG
- a CDS encoding electron transfer flavoprotein subunit alpha/FixB family protein — MSDGPTDVWVYLQHDAHGLTRESLELIAAGRKVADTLKQDVVGVIIGHRVRGMAEQAIQYGADEVLYVDSPEFETYFNLRYIDAVHSMIVAKNPYIFLFVANELGKDIAARIAYRVRTGLATDNVQLEIEDYFNPQLKENFKNLLIQIRPDFGTRLARIYTPKTRPQMATVRPGNFIPLEPDPKRKGRLEEFNAELKEYPAKVKEVVELPKPPVDLAGSDVVICLGLGVLNDKSGKARNPKDAYNLAVELKSVFENKYAMKAEIGATRSLIYAEVKELQGLLDRYHQIGQTGATVSPKLYFAFGVSGALQHRVGMSRSRKIVAINTDPNAPILQMAHYPIVGDLYEELPKLIHLLGGDRAAV; from the coding sequence ATGAGCGATGGACCGACGGACGTCTGGGTATACCTGCAGCACGACGCTCACGGCCTGACGAGGGAATCGCTCGAGCTGATAGCGGCCGGGAGGAAGGTCGCTGACACACTCAAGCAGGACGTCGTAGGCGTAATCATAGGGCATAGGGTCAGGGGGATGGCGGAGCAGGCGATCCAGTACGGCGCAGACGAGGTCCTCTACGTCGACTCGCCCGAGTTCGAGACGTACTTCAACTTGCGCTACATCGACGCCGTCCACTCGATGATCGTCGCCAAGAATCCGTACATATTCCTCTTCGTTGCCAACGAGCTGGGCAAGGACATAGCGGCCAGGATAGCCTACCGCGTCAGGACTGGCCTGGCCACGGACAACGTCCAGCTCGAGATAGAGGACTACTTCAACCCGCAGCTCAAGGAGAACTTCAAGAACCTGCTGATCCAGATTCGCCCCGACTTCGGTACCAGGCTCGCGCGCATCTACACTCCCAAGACGAGGCCGCAGATGGCGACAGTCAGGCCGGGAAACTTCATTCCTCTTGAACCAGACCCGAAGCGGAAAGGCCGTTTGGAGGAGTTCAACGCGGAGCTCAAGGAGTATCCCGCCAAAGTCAAGGAGGTGGTGGAGCTCCCGAAGCCGCCCGTCGACTTGGCAGGGTCGGACGTCGTGATCTGTCTCGGGCTCGGGGTCCTCAATGACAAGTCGGGGAAGGCAAGGAACCCGAAGGACGCCTACAATCTGGCCGTGGAGCTCAAGAGCGTCTTCGAGAACAAGTACGCCATGAAGGCCGAGATCGGCGCCACAAGGTCTTTGATCTATGCCGAGGTGAAAGAGCTTCAAGGCCTCCTTGACAGATACCACCAGATAGGCCAGACAGGAGCCACCGTCAGCCCCAAGCTCTACTTCGCCTTCGGCGTCAGCGGTGCCCTTCAGCACAGGGTTGGCATGTCAAGGTCGAGGAAGATAGTCGCCATCAACACTGACCCGAACGCGCCTATCCTTCAGATGGCCCACTACCCGATTGTCGGCGACCTATACGAGGAACTGCCGAAACTGATTCACCTTCTGGGAGGAGATAGAGCTGCGGTCTGA
- a CDS encoding PadR family transcriptional regulator has translation MRLAALRMLSESSLSGTDLAGQVERVTDGEWRPGPGSVYLILAELLKKGLISELPKREGNVRRYIISAKGKEELARLSKETEAEVGRQLKLLALYSSLAGKPELQKRLQALTHRQPPATQAKP, from the coding sequence TTGAGGCTGGCCGCTCTCAGAATGCTTTCGGAATCCTCCCTTTCCGGGACGGACCTTGCCGGGCAGGTCGAAAGAGTTACAGACGGCGAGTGGAGGCCGGGCCCGGGCTCCGTCTACCTAATCCTCGCGGAGCTGCTGAAGAAGGGTCTGATCAGCGAGCTGCCGAAGCGAGAGGGCAACGTCCGTAGGTACATCATCTCGGCCAAGGGGAAGGAAGAGCTGGCAAGGCTGTCGAAGGAGACCGAGGCGGAAGTGGGGCGGCAGCTGAAACTGCTTGCGCTCTACTCGTCCCTGGCCGGAAAGCCGGAACTTCAGAAGAGGCTCCAGGCGCTTACCCACCGCCAGCCGCCGGCGACACAAGCAAAGCCTTAG
- a CDS encoding cytosine permease, with the protein MSDSPVTVERLGIEHVPDAARHGSANRMFTLWFAANLTIADYAIGVLSTVLFGFTVAQAVPVLLVGNVLGGLLLGAAAAMGPSLGFPQMLSSRASFGRIGNYIPGSLTWVSTVGWFTVNTILGAEAIRVIFPLSSFALAAAILVFAQLVVAIYGHDFIHLFEKVMSLVLGGLFLMIFVLAVPRLGEVVAYLPPTGPVISLGMVGTLLVVSFSYLMSWAPYASDYSRYLSASTSKRRVAVLAMAGGAAASFAVEVIGAIVGSLTSSLNYFGALSSFAGSYGPVAILAVILGAVAANALNLYTNALSALVLDVKAQRWKMVLAGGVVGFAVALLVNTSFELFFENFLLALAYWITPWLGVVLVDFYVLKRTGVESSTNPRRVDYRALGVYILAIAVSVPFMVPPAPFVFPVGSLAGIFGGGDFSYFVSFGVAASLTYFVRMRMGRGPKR; encoded by the coding sequence TTGTCTGACTCGCCAGTCACGGTCGAGAGGCTCGGCATAGAGCACGTCCCAGACGCCGCCCGGCACGGCTCGGCCAACAGGATGTTCACGCTCTGGTTCGCGGCCAACCTCACGATTGCGGACTACGCGATAGGCGTCCTCTCCACGGTCCTCTTCGGCTTCACCGTTGCCCAGGCGGTTCCGGTCCTCTTGGTCGGGAACGTTCTGGGCGGTCTTCTCCTGGGGGCTGCTGCCGCCATGGGGCCGAGCCTGGGCTTCCCGCAGATGCTATCCTCGAGGGCGTCGTTCGGGAGGATAGGCAATTACATTCCGGGATCACTGACCTGGGTCAGCACTGTCGGCTGGTTCACTGTCAACACGATACTCGGCGCAGAGGCGATTCGGGTCATCTTCCCCTTGTCCAGTTTTGCACTCGCGGCCGCCATCCTCGTGTTTGCTCAGCTCGTTGTAGCCATTTACGGGCACGACTTCATCCACCTCTTTGAGAAGGTGATGTCTCTGGTGCTGGGCGGCCTCTTCCTCATGATCTTCGTCCTCGCCGTGCCCCGCCTCGGCGAGGTTGTCGCCTATCTCCCGCCCACAGGCCCCGTAATCTCGCTCGGCATGGTGGGTACGTTGCTCGTAGTCTCGTTCTCATACCTGATGTCTTGGGCCCCCTACGCGTCGGATTACTCGAGGTACCTCAGCGCGTCGACTTCCAAGCGCAGGGTCGCGGTTCTGGCAATGGCCGGGGGAGCCGCCGCCTCTTTCGCGGTCGAGGTGATAGGCGCCATAGTCGGCAGCCTGACTTCCTCCCTCAACTACTTCGGCGCTCTCAGCTCGTTCGCAGGATCATACGGCCCGGTGGCCATCCTCGCCGTCATCCTCGGCGCTGTCGCAGCCAACGCCCTGAATTTGTACACCAACGCCCTATCGGCTCTCGTTCTCGACGTGAAGGCGCAGAGATGGAAGATGGTCTTGGCCGGAGGCGTTGTCGGATTCGCGGTTGCCCTCCTTGTCAACACCAGCTTCGAGCTCTTCTTCGAAAACTTCCTTCTGGCGCTCGCCTACTGGATAACACCATGGCTCGGGGTCGTGCTGGTTGACTTCTACGTGCTGAAGCGGACGGGAGTGGAATCAAGCACCAACCCCCGAAGGGTCGACTACCGGGCGCTCGGCGTCTACATCCTGGCGATAGCCGTCTCGGTTCCCTTCATGGTCCCGCCCGCGCCCTTCGTCTTCCCTGTGGGCTCCCTCGCAGGCATTTTCGGGGGAGGCGATTTCAGCTACTTCGTCTCTTTCGGCGTCGCCGCTTCGCTGACCTATTTCGTACGGATGAGGATGGGACGGGGCCCCAAAAGATAG
- a CDS encoding MFS transporter: MAETKVPLRVSLLVISFVPLFLAIGLLQVVISAWLPTVGFTAVQVGLLITIQGIFAIATAIPLGIVSDVYGRKLLLVSSAFAGTCGLVVFGLTTNFLLLVFASGILGYAEGASVTTWNALLADMTDASNRNKVFSLSFVMITIASGVGLALPGAFPYLEALLSASSYEVHRGALLVLGSTSVVTPAMAFLLLRGHKETHNPAHKWGGLKNASTLAKLGFVGSTIGFGAGFIIPLIGTWFLYRFNVGDSYSGPVLAVSSILVGLAAFASPRLAVRFGQMMAIMLAMGSSMAFMLAMAFLPNVWVAAAFYIVRSGLMNMASPLLDSFSMSIFPAEQRGLVSGLTNIMFRLPNSVSTYFGGYILGVGLLQLPFFIASALYVVGIVGFFVFFIAGKGEVASTSISTSMS; the protein is encoded by the coding sequence ATGGCCGAGACCAAAGTGCCACTGAGGGTCTCCCTTCTCGTCATTTCATTTGTGCCCCTCTTCCTCGCCATCGGCCTGCTGCAAGTGGTAATCAGCGCTTGGCTGCCCACGGTCGGCTTCACCGCCGTGCAGGTCGGTCTCCTGATTACGATCCAAGGCATCTTCGCGATAGCGACCGCGATACCCCTCGGGATAGTCTCGGACGTGTACGGGAGGAAGTTGCTTCTAGTGTCTAGTGCGTTCGCTGGCACCTGCGGCCTTGTAGTTTTCGGCCTGACAACGAACTTCCTCCTCCTCGTCTTCGCAAGCGGCATTCTGGGCTACGCAGAGGGCGCATCTGTAACCACATGGAACGCGCTTCTGGCTGACATGACGGACGCTAGCAACAGGAACAAGGTCTTCTCCCTCTCTTTCGTGATGATCACCATAGCTTCCGGGGTCGGCTTGGCCCTACCCGGAGCCTTTCCGTATCTTGAGGCCCTCCTTTCCGCCAGCAGCTACGAAGTCCACAGAGGCGCGCTCCTGGTGCTGGGCTCCACGAGCGTCGTTACGCCCGCCATGGCCTTCTTGCTTCTCAGGGGCCACAAGGAAACGCACAACCCAGCCCACAAGTGGGGCGGTCTGAAGAACGCGAGTACCCTCGCCAAGCTAGGTTTCGTCGGGAGCACGATCGGGTTCGGGGCCGGGTTCATCATTCCTCTCATCGGGACTTGGTTCCTCTACAGGTTCAACGTCGGCGACAGCTACAGCGGACCCGTGCTCGCGGTCTCGAGCATCCTGGTCGGCCTTGCTGCATTCGCCAGCCCAAGGCTAGCGGTCAGGTTCGGGCAGATGATGGCGATTATGCTCGCTATGGGCTCGTCGATGGCGTTCATGCTCGCAATGGCATTCCTCCCCAACGTCTGGGTCGCGGCCGCGTTCTATATCGTTAGGTCGGGCCTGATGAACATGGCCAGCCCTCTGCTTGATTCGTTCTCGATGAGCATCTTCCCTGCGGAACAGAGGGGGCTCGTGAGTGGGCTCACGAACATTATGTTCAGGCTGCCCAACAGCGTCAGCACATACTTCGGCGGATACATCCTCGGAGTCGGGCTCTTGCAGTTGCCGTTCTTCATCGCAAGCGCGCTGTACGTGGTCGGGATTGTGGGGTTCTTCGTCTTCTTCATTGCCGGGAAGGGGGAAGTCGCATCGACGTCGATATCAACGTCGATGTCGTAG
- a CDS encoding winged helix-turn-helix domain-containing protein has translation MSNNGIWKGLGVDDLDRQPIIDRTAGLGPVREAKTSKRSRLERYIDILKVVNEFGPIRRTHILYKANLSWGDLEDSLGRLEQTGALQKTVSKSGVHYDITDAGKKFLANFVTVRELLDLGQTIASSDHHGVWG, from the coding sequence ATGTCAAACAACGGAATCTGGAAGGGGCTCGGCGTTGACGACTTGGACAGGCAACCGATAATCGACAGGACGGCCGGGTTGGGTCCTGTCAGGGAGGCGAAGACATCGAAGCGATCGCGACTGGAGCGGTACATCGACATCCTGAAAGTCGTCAACGAGTTCGGACCAATCAGGAGGACGCACATACTCTACAAGGCGAACCTTTCCTGGGGCGACTTGGAAGATTCACTCGGAAGGCTCGAGCAGACCGGGGCATTGCAGAAGACTGTCTCGAAGAGCGGAGTCCACTACGACATAACAGACGCTGGGAAGAAATTCCTCGCGAACTTCGTTACCGTCAGGGAGCTGCTTGACTTGGGTCAAACAATCGCGAGCTCCGACCACCACGGAGTCTGGGGCTGA
- a CDS encoding type II glyceraldehyde-3-phosphate dehydrogenase, producing the protein MIRVGVNGFGTIGRRVADAVSKQGDMKLVGVTKTKPDYKSRIAVEKGLDLYAVDLKSLEVFKGAGYNVKGTLNDLLQRVDVVVDASPEDVGAVNKRIYEQAGVKAVFQGGEEHEVTGLSFVAQCNFEEAVGKSMVRVVSCNTTGLCRTLHAVDSAVGIARARAVLARRAADPDETGKGPIDAVVLDPTTLPSHHGPDVQSVLKGLDIVTMAFKVPTTHMHLHSLILTLKKQATKEEVVKALEGAPRIQLVDGKSGFKSTASVMDWAREMGRPRNDVYEATVWRDSVSVVGGEAYMFLAVHQEAIVVPENIDAIRALNGGYTREQSMKATDASLGIVHK; encoded by the coding sequence GTGATCAGGGTAGGCGTCAACGGCTTCGGGACGATAGGGCGGAGGGTGGCCGACGCCGTCTCCAAACAGGGCGACATGAAGCTCGTTGGGGTGACGAAGACGAAGCCCGATTACAAGTCCAGGATAGCGGTGGAGAAGGGTCTGGACCTTTACGCCGTAGACCTCAAGAGCTTGGAGGTCTTCAAGGGCGCAGGGTACAATGTCAAGGGGACGCTCAACGACCTCCTCCAGCGTGTGGACGTCGTAGTCGACGCGTCGCCGGAGGACGTGGGCGCAGTCAACAAGCGAATCTACGAACAGGCCGGCGTCAAGGCGGTCTTCCAGGGTGGCGAGGAGCACGAGGTGACAGGGCTGTCGTTCGTCGCTCAGTGCAACTTCGAAGAGGCTGTGGGCAAGAGCATGGTCAGAGTCGTGAGCTGCAACACGACGGGACTCTGCAGGACGCTCCACGCCGTTGACTCGGCGGTGGGGATAGCAAGGGCGAGAGCTGTCCTGGCTAGGAGGGCGGCCGACCCAGACGAGACGGGCAAGGGCCCCATAGACGCAGTAGTCCTCGACCCGACGACGCTCCCCTCTCACCACGGGCCCGACGTTCAGTCTGTCCTCAAGGGGCTCGACATCGTTACCATGGCATTCAAGGTACCGACGACCCACATGCACCTCCACAGCCTGATCCTGACCCTGAAGAAGCAGGCCACCAAGGAGGAAGTCGTCAAGGCGCTCGAGGGCGCGCCAAGGATCCAGCTGGTGGACGGCAAGTCAGGGTTCAAGTCGACCGCGAGCGTGATGGACTGGGCGAGGGAGATGGGCCGCCCGAGGAACGACGTCTACGAAGCAACGGTCTGGAGGGATTCCGTCAGCGTGGTTGGCGGGGAGGCGTACATGTTCCTGGCCGTCCACCAGGAAGCGATAGTGGTCCCGGAGAACATAGACGCCATCCGAGCGCTCAACGGGGGCTACACCAGGGAGCAGTCCATGAAGGCGACCGACGCCTCCCTTGGGATAGTCCACAAGTAG
- the ftsZ gene encoding cell division protein FtsZ — protein sequence MQLPDQPEAFIEQMKIQSMTQLARPSVAVLGVGGAGSNIVSWIKARGIAGGKLIACNTDAPHLSITKADRRVLIGEKLTGGRGCGGYPERGMQAAQESIQEIKREVQGANITFLCAGLGGGTGTGGVQIIAKELRAQGNLVIGVVTLPFSVEKYRYEIARKALLNLQGLCDSVVTIDNTKLSQVAGNLPLQQALGVANELIGQFVKGITETITTASLINIDYADIRAIMERKGLAAIGVGEEEGSNRVETAVRHALDAQLLDIKDISKSQGVLVHVSGGDDVTLEEVTRAGELVTRSLPPNTRIVWGAKVDPTMNGRARVMVVLTGVESTFLNSAPRWSLGPLKVGGGK from the coding sequence ATGCAATTACCAGACCAACCTGAAGCCTTCATCGAACAGATGAAGATTCAGTCAATGACACAACTGGCGCGACCAAGCGTTGCAGTACTCGGAGTGGGCGGAGCAGGCTCCAACATCGTCTCCTGGATCAAGGCGCGGGGCATTGCGGGAGGCAAGCTCATCGCCTGTAACACCGACGCACCCCACCTCAGCATAACGAAGGCGGACCGCAGGGTCCTCATCGGCGAGAAGCTGACGGGCGGCAGAGGATGCGGCGGCTATCCGGAGAGGGGAATGCAGGCTGCCCAGGAGAGCATCCAGGAAATCAAGAGGGAGGTCCAAGGGGCAAACATCACATTCCTTTGCGCTGGCCTAGGAGGCGGAACCGGAACAGGAGGCGTCCAGATCATAGCGAAGGAGTTGAGGGCCCAGGGGAACCTAGTGATCGGCGTTGTCACGCTCCCGTTCTCTGTAGAGAAGTACAGGTACGAGATAGCGAGGAAGGCCCTCCTGAACCTCCAGGGTCTCTGCGACTCGGTCGTAACCATAGACAACACAAAGCTAAGTCAGGTAGCGGGGAACCTGCCCCTACAGCAGGCCCTCGGCGTCGCCAACGAGCTGATAGGCCAGTTCGTGAAGGGGATCACCGAGACGATAACCACCGCTAGCCTGATCAACATCGACTACGCTGACATCAGGGCCATAATGGAGCGCAAAGGCCTCGCCGCGATAGGCGTAGGCGAGGAGGAAGGCTCCAACCGTGTGGAAACGGCAGTCCGCCACGCCCTGGACGCTCAGCTGCTCGACATCAAGGACATCTCGAAGTCACAGGGGGTGTTGGTCCACGTATCCGGAGGAGACGACGTCACGCTGGAGGAGGTGACGAGGGCAGGGGAACTTGTCACTCGTTCGCTCCCGCCCAACACGAGGATCGTGTGGGGCGCCAAGGTGGACCCGACCATGAACGGAAGGGCCCGCGTGATGGTAGTCTTGACGGGCGTGGAGAGCACGTTCCTGAACAGCGCGCCCAGGTGGAGTCTAGGTCCGTTGAAGGTGGGGGGCGGCAAGTAG
- a CDS encoding PIN domain-containing protein — protein MKAFVIDTGALTLFFVGDSRLATPFYQIASGRAAGFISSVNLAEFFYKTCQKAGRDAAGVMCRRAERRLQVVVPDAELALAAGAEKCRNGRLSLADSFVLALAKRVGGTVLTTDSEMAKCGEVRVTFYEL, from the coding sequence ATGAAGGCGTTTGTAATTGACACGGGCGCTCTAACTCTCTTCTTCGTTGGAGACTCGCGGCTCGCTACTCCTTTCTACCAAATAGCCAGCGGTAGGGCCGCCGGTTTCATCTCTTCAGTCAACTTGGCCGAGTTCTTCTACAAGACCTGCCAGAAGGCGGGGCGCGATGCTGCGGGAGTGATGTGCAGGAGAGCGGAGCGCAGGCTGCAGGTCGTGGTGCCGGATGCCGAACTGGCGCTCGCAGCGGGGGCGGAGAAGTGTAGGAACGGCAGGCTCTCCCTCGCCGACAGCTTCGTCTTAGCCTTGGCGAAACGCGTCGGAGGCACGGTGCTCACCACCGACAGCGAGATGGCGAAGTGCGGCGAAGTCCGCGTCACGTTCTACGAACTATAA
- a CDS encoding AbrB/MazE/SpoVT family DNA-binding domain-containing protein → MTKTLTKARRIGGSIMVRIPKEAVEQEEILEGELLEVEVRKARRSWFGAFPGIGPFTHEDELDTHE, encoded by the coding sequence GTGACCAAGACGCTTACCAAGGCTCGCCGGATAGGAGGGTCGATCATGGTGAGAATTCCGAAGGAAGCTGTGGAACAGGAGGAGATCCTAGAAGGCGAACTCCTAGAAGTTGAGGTTCGGAAAGCAAGGAGGAGCTGGTTTGGCGCTTTCCCGGGCATCGGACCTTTCACGCATGAGGACGAGCTGGACACGCATGAATAA
- a CDS encoding malate dehydrogenase: MIGMVGAGRIGTAVALEVASAGVDDIALVDIIPGLAEGEALDISHRLSDAGVDVNVTGSTDYSTLKGAEVVVISAGLARKPGMTRMDLLSKNSGIIGSVAKDVAKNVPDSIIVMVTNPMDVMTFIALKTSGFPKKRVVGMGGILDNSRFKYVLAKKLGVSRASITSLVMGEHGENMIPVASHTYIGGVPLTTLLSDEEVLQTIEDTRKVAAEVISKKGATVIAPGRCVARMVEAIVLDKKEVLAASTYLEGEYGLSGLCIGVPIKLGKGGVEKIYELKLSDRERDWFNKGADTLREAIASIPQA; this comes from the coding sequence ATGATAGGAATGGTTGGAGCGGGCAGGATCGGCACCGCGGTCGCGCTTGAGGTTGCTTCCGCTGGGGTCGACGACATTGCGCTCGTGGACATAATCCCGGGTCTGGCAGAGGGGGAGGCGCTCGACATAAGCCACAGGCTCTCCGACGCGGGTGTTGACGTCAACGTCACAGGTTCGACGGACTACTCCACCTTGAAGGGAGCAGAGGTCGTGGTGATATCGGCCGGTCTCGCCAGAAAGCCCGGCATGACGAGGATGGACCTCCTCTCGAAGAACTCGGGCATTATCGGGTCCGTTGCGAAGGACGTGGCCAAGAACGTGCCGGACTCAATCATCGTGATGGTCACGAACCCGATGGACGTGATGACCTTCATCGCGCTGAAAACCTCCGGCTTCCCGAAGAAGAGGGTGGTCGGCATGGGAGGTATCCTCGACAACTCCAGGTTCAAGTACGTCCTGGCGAAGAAGCTCGGCGTTTCTCGGGCGTCGATTACATCGTTAGTCATGGGTGAACACGGCGAGAACATGATCCCGGTAGCGAGCCACACGTACATCGGCGGCGTCCCGCTCACGACGCTCCTCTCCGACGAGGAGGTCCTACAGACGATAGAGGACACGAGGAAGGTGGCTGCCGAGGTCATCTCTAAGAAGGGAGCGACCGTCATCGCTCCCGGCAGGTGCGTCGCCAGGATGGTGGAGGCCATCGTCCTCGACAAGAAGGAGGTGCTTGCAGCTTCGACGTATCTCGAAGGCGAGTACGGGTTGAGCGGCCTCTGCATCGGAGTCCCGATCAAGCTGGGGAAGGGCGGCGTGGAGAAGATTTACGAGCTGAAGCTCTCCGACCGGGAGAGAGATTGGTTCAACAAGGGAGCAGACACGCTCCGTGAAGCGATAGCGAGCATCCCGCAGGCCTAG